Proteins encoded in a region of the Populus alba chromosome 13, ASM523922v2, whole genome shotgun sequence genome:
- the LOC118036460 gene encoding uncharacterized protein isoform X2: protein MPEDICTDRPLHGGSISSTFPVRFQDVSNIRQVPDHQEAFVDPSRDESLIFELLDLKPDVNDNGSAVWFLQDLANEQDAQGFTLVEQSGVVEVPIGNVSVVVTTAIGQMGISKARQGREAQNVVQVYLANLRLKNVGTDVLVVAYEPILISPLSESAATVGAGLPGPAAQSGFLPMAEVFKLAVSNFKVNDWNLFGN from the exons ATGCCGGAGGATATTTGCACCGACCGCCCTCTCCACGGCGGCTCAATTTCCAGCACCTTCCCTGTCAGATTCCAG gaTGTGAGCAACATTCGACAAGTTCCTGATCATCAAGAGGCATTTGTGGATCCAAGTCGTGATGAAAGCTTGATTTTCGAGCTCTTAGATTTGAAGCCTGATGTGAACGATAATGGAAGTGCCGTTTGGTTTCTTCAAGACCTTGCGAATGAGCAAGACGCTCAAGGATTTACTCTAGTTGAGCAGTCAGGCGTGGTTGAGGTTCCAATTGGGAATGTTTCAGTTGTTGTTACAACAGCAATTGGGCAGATGGGGATTTCTAAAGCACGACAAGGAAGGGAAGCCCAGAATGTTGTGCAGGTTTATTTGGCCAATCTTCGACTTAAGAATGTTGGCACTGATGTTCTCGTTGTTGCCTATGAACCCATTTTGATAAGTCCTTTGAGTGAAAGTGCTGCGACTGTTGGTGCTGGTTTACCTGGCCCGGCTGCGCAATCTGGGTTCTTGCCAATGGCTGAGGTTTTTAAGCTTGCTGTTTCTAATTTCAAAGTTAATGACTGGAATCTTTTTGGTAATTGA
- the LOC118036460 gene encoding uncharacterized protein isoform X1 produces the protein MPEDICTDRPLHGGSISSTFPVRFQDVSNIRQVPDHQEAFVDPSRDESLIFELLDLKPDVNDNGSAVWFLQDLANEQDAQGFTLVEQSGVVEVPIGNVSVVVTTAIGQMGISKARQGREAQNVVQVYLANLRLKNVGTDVLVVAYEPILISPLSESAATVGAGLPGPAAQSGFLPMAEGMVALITGGDSIIGRFVCYHFALEGATVAFT, from the exons ATGCCGGAGGATATTTGCACCGACCGCCCTCTCCACGGCGGCTCAATTTCCAGCACCTTCCCTGTCAGATTCCAG gaTGTGAGCAACATTCGACAAGTTCCTGATCATCAAGAGGCATTTGTGGATCCAAGTCGTGATGAAAGCTTGATTTTCGAGCTCTTAGATTTGAAGCCTGATGTGAACGATAATGGAAGTGCCGTTTGGTTTCTTCAAGACCTTGCGAATGAGCAAGACGCTCAAGGATTTACTCTAGTTGAGCAGTCAGGCGTGGTTGAGGTTCCAATTGGGAATGTTTCAGTTGTTGTTACAACAGCAATTGGGCAGATGGGGATTTCTAAAGCACGACAAGGAAGGGAAGCCCAGAATGTTGTGCAGGTTTATTTGGCCAATCTTCGACTTAAGAATGTTGGCACTGATGTTCTCGTTGTTGCCTATGAACCCATTTTGATAAGTCCTTTGAGTGAAAGTGCTGCGACTGTTGGTGCTGGTTTACCTGGCCCGGCTGCGCAATCTGGGTTCTTGCCAATGGCTGAG GGAATGGTTGCTCTGATAACAGGAGGTGATTCCATAATAGGAAGATTTGTATGCTATCATTTTGCATTAGAGGGTGCAACTGTGGCGTTTACGTAA
- the LOC118036459 gene encoding protein neprosin — protein sequence MGFLARKRGFLAPLLLALLLVQRFSAVVSALNYTSYRQVSSMRLERIQRHLDKINKPPVMTIESPDGDIIDCVHKRKQPALDHPLLRNHKIQRNPPERPRVKTLKEDDKTKKSNVEEGVIRGSWQTWHRNGTRCPKGTVPIRRSTVHDVLRSKSLFDFGKKQAPISLARRKDAPDVVSANGHEHAIAYTGSSLEVYGAKATINVWDPSIQVVNEFSLSQIWVLSGSFDGSDLNSIEAGWQVSPELYGDSRPRLFTYWTSDSYQATGCYNLLCSGFVQTNSRVAIGAAISPVSSYAGNQYDISILIWKDPKIGNWWMSFGDNTLVGYWPAELFTHLANHATMVEWGGEVVNSRANGEHTSTQMGSGHFAEDGFGKASYFRNLEIVDSDNSLTAVQSISTLAENTNCYNIESSYSNEWGTHFYYGGPGSNPLCP from the exons ATGGGTTTTCTAGCAAGGAAAAGAGGGTTTCTAGCTCCTCTCCTTCTAGCTCTTCTTCTTGTCCAAAGGTTCAGCGCTGTTGTATCAGCCCTAAATTACACAAGTTACAGGCAAGTCAGTAGCATGAGACTTGAAAGGATTCAAAGGCACTTGGACAAGATTAACAAGCCTCCTGTCATGACCATAGAG AGCCCGGATGGAGATATTATAGATTGTGTTCATAAGAGAAAACAGCCCGCTTTAGATCACCCTCTCTTAAGGAATCACAAGATCCAG AGAAATCCACCAGAAAGACCTAGAGTGAAAACGTTGAAAGAGGATGATAAAACGAAGAAGAGTAATGTCGAAGAAGGTGTGATAAGAGGTTCATGGCAAACGTGGCATAGGAACGGGACAAGGTGCCCTAAAGGAACTGTTCCGATACGGCGGAGCACGGTTCACGATGTGTTGAGATCCAAGTCTTTGTTCGACTTTGGCAAGAAACAAGCTCCAATCTCTCTTGCTAGACGCAAAGATGCACCCGATGTAGTTAGCGCCAATGGACATGAG CATGCAATTGCCTACACTGGATCCTCGCTAGAGGTGTATGGAGCGAAGGCAACAATTAACGTGTGGGACCCGTCGATCCAAGTGGTCAACGAGTTTAGTCTATCCCAGATATGGGTGCTCTCGGGATCATTCGACGGCTCAGATCTCAACAGCATAGAAGCTGGGTGGCAG GTCAGTCCGGAGCTTTATGGTGACAGCAGGCCTAGATTGTTTACGTACTGGACA AGTGATTCATACCAAGCAACAGGATGCTACAACCTTCTCTGCTCAGGATTTGTGCAAACGAATAGCAGAGTAGCCATTGGAGCTGCCATTTCTCCTGTATCATCGTATGCAGGAAACCAATATGATATTAGCATCCTCATTTGGAAG GACCCGAAGATAGGTAATTGGTGGATGAGTTTTGGTGACAACACCCTCGTAGGATACTGGCCGGCAGAGCTTTTTACACACCTAGCAAACCACGCCACCATGGTGGAGTGGGGTGGTGAGGTGGTGAACTCAAGGGCTAACGGCGAGCACACATCGACCCAGATGGGCTCCGGCCACTTTGCAGAAGATGGGTTCGGAAAGGCAAGTTATTTTCGGAACCTAGAGATCGTGGACTCTGATAACAGCCTCACCGCCGTCCAGAGCATCTCAACGTTAGCTGAAAACACCAATTGTTACAACATCGAGAGCTCTTACAGCAATGAATGGGGCACACATTTCTACTACGGAGGCCCTGGGAGCAATCCACTGTGCCCATGA